A single genomic interval of Camelina sativa cultivar DH55 chromosome 11, Cs, whole genome shotgun sequence harbors:
- the LOC104721512 gene encoding peptidyl-prolyl cis-trans isomerase CYP57, whose amino-acid sequence MSTVYVLEPPTKGKVIVNTTHGPIDVELWPKEAPKSVRNFVQLCLEGYFDNTIFHRVIPGFLVQGGDPTGSGTGGDSIYGGVFADEFHSRLRFNHRGIVAMANASSPNSNGSQFFFTLDKSDWLDKKHTIFGKVTGDSIFNLLRLGEVDTGKDDRPLDPAPKILSVEVLWNPFEDIVPRVLAKTSQESVAEVQEPPKKPVKKLNLLSFGEEAEEEEKELAVVKQKIKSSHDVLNDPRLLKAESTDRERNASESKEVLSVREALSSKKEAAQKDKSFSASDSVGRSDDDDDDDEDETKFDAKMRNQVLSRRREMGDTPSIPTQKKSSSLKSREEPRQRSDAVSSEDEKPRMEKLSLKKKGIGSEAKAEHMEKGDTDLQLYNASERARQLRKLKKRRLQGNEDAVLAKLEKFKQSLSAKPFTSTSKPVALTPKSEPVALTPSSEPVDNQEEDLSDWKNVKLKFAPGKDKMSRRDDPNAYVVVDPLLEKGKEKFNRIIAKQKRKEREWSGKSLD is encoded by the exons ATGTCGACGGTGTACGTGCTAGAGCCGCCAACAAAGGGAAAGGTTATTGTGAATACTACTCATGGCCCTATCGACGTCGAGCTATGGCCTAAGGAAGCTCCTAAATCCGTACGGAACTTCGTTCAACTATGCCTCGAGGGTTACTTCGACAACACCATCTTCCACCGTGTTATTCCCGGATTTCTCGTTCAAGGCGGCGATCCCACCGGCTCCGGCACCG GTGGAGATAGTATATATGGAGGTGTCTTTGCAGATGAGTTTCATTCAAGATTGAGGTTTAACCACCGAGGGATTGTAGCCATGGCTAATGCGAGCTCACCCAATTCTAATGGAAGTCAGTTCTTTTTTACTTTGGATAAGTCTGATTGGCTTGACAAGAAGCATACTATCTTTggcaag GTGACGGGCGATTCAATCTTCAATCTTTTAAGACTAGGAGAGGTTGACACCGGTAAGGATGATCGTCCCCTGGATCCTGCCCCCAAAATATTATCTGTTGAG GTTTTGTGGAACCCTTTCGAAGATATTGTTCCTAGAGTGTTAGCAAAGACATCACAAGAATCTGTTGCCGAAGTCCAGGAACCCCCCAAAAAGCCCGTGAA GAAATTGAATTTACTTTcatttggagaagaagctgaggaagaagagaaggaactGGCTGttgtaaaacaaaagattaagaGCAGTCATGACGTATTGAATGATCCTCGACTTTTGAAGGCAGAATCTACAGATAGAGAACGG AATGCATCTGAGTCGAAGGAGGTACTGTCTGTGAGAGAAGCTCTGAGTAGTAAGAAAGAAGCGGCtcaaaaagataaaagcttCTCTGCATCTGATTCAGTTGGACGTagtgatgatgacgatgatgatgatgaagatgagactAAATTTGATGCAAAGATGAGAAATCAAGTGCTCAGCAGAAGGAGAGAGATGGGAGATACGCCTTCAATACCAACTCAGAAAA AGAGCTCTAGTCTGAAAAGCCGTGAAGAGCCTAGGCAAAG GTCTGATGCTGTAAGTAGTGAAGACGAGAAACCAAGGATGGAAAAGTTGTCtttgaagaaaaaaggaatAGGCTCAGAAGCCAAAGCCGAACATATGGAGAAAGGAGACACTGATTTACAGCTTTACAACGCTTCTGAACGCGCCCGGCAGTTGCGTAAGTTGAAAAAGCGCCGACTGCAAGGAAATGAGGATGCT GTGTTAGCAAAACTCGAGAAGTTTAAGCAGTCCCTTTCTGCAAAACCGTTTACCTCGACTAGTAAACCAGTAGCGTTGACCCCAAAAAGTGAACCAGTAGCGTTGACCCCAAGTAGTGAACCAGTAGacaatcaagaagaagatctgTCTGATTGGAAAAATGTAAAGCTCAAGTTTGCTCCTGGCAAG GATAAAATGTCGCGCAGGGATGATCCAAATGCGTATGTTGTGGTCGACCCTCTTcttgaaaaaggaaaagaaaagttcAACAGAATAATAGCCAAACAAAAACGAAAGGAGCGAGAATGGTCAGGAAAATCTCTTGACTGA
- the LOC104721513 gene encoding IQ domain-containing protein IQM1, with translation MGLEVGSLTSRTNSFKRDNTTITQQNSPKKITMERSLSFNSWEIPKVIKTDSDFEVLETKKSTPNTLNGRNCERIQIKKPTEPFVFISPRPVTELDAAATTLQKVYKSYRTRRNLADCAVVIEELWWRTLDGAALDLSSVSFFEEEKHESAVSKWARARKRAAKVGKGLSKDEKAQKLALQHWLEAIDPRHRYGHNLHFYYEVWSESKSFQPFFYWLDIGDGKDVNLEKHPRSVLQKQCIRYLGPTEREAYEVIVEDGKLMYKQGMTLINSTEESKSIFVLSTTRTLYVGIKKKGVFQHSSFLSGGATTAAGRLVAHDGILEAIWPYSGHYLPTEDNFKEFISFLEEHNVDLTNVKRCSVNEEYSSFKSTADEEEGPKEISEEIEMPREQEERARPVFDPVKRLSCKWTSGYGPRIGCVRDYPVELQTQALEQVSLSPRASPANSYGPIPSPRPSPKIRVSPRLAYMGIPSPRAVQC, from the exons ATGGGTCTTGAAGTTGGGTCCTTGACATCAAGAACCAACAGTTTCAAGAGAGACAACACTACTATAACGCAACAGAATTCTCCTAAGAAGATTACTATGGAACGGTCTTTGAGTTTCAACAGCTGGGAGATTCCTAAAGTGATCAAGACTGATTCAGATTTTGAGGTCTTGGAGACAAAGAAGTCAACGCCTAACACTTTGAATGGAAGAAACTGTGAGAGAATCCAAATAAAGAAACCCACGGAGCCTTTTGTGTTCATTTCCCCTAGACCGGTCACCGAGCTTGATGCAGCTGCAACTACCCTACAAAAGGTGTATAAGAGTTACCGGACAAGAAGGAACCTAGCAGATTGTGCAGTCGTTATTGAGGAGCTCTG GTGGAGGACTCTAGATGGTGCAGCTCTGGATTTGAGCTCTGTATCtttctttgaagaagagaaacatgAGAGCGCTGTTTCCAAATGGGCTCGAGCTAGAAAACGAGCTGCTAAG GTTGGGAAAGGCTTATCAAAAGATGAAAAGGCTCAGAAATTAGCTCTGCAGCACTGGCTTGAAGCT ATTGACCCACGTCATCGTTATGGCCACAACTTGCATTTCTATTACGAAGTCTGGTCAGAGAGCAAGAGCTTTCAGCCCTTCTTTTACTG GTTGGATATAGGAGACGGCAAAGATGTAAATCTTGAGAAACATCCAAGAAGTGTTCTACAAAAACAATGCATCAGATACTTAGGACCG ACGGAGAGAGAAGCATATGAAGTGATAGTTGAAGATGGGAAACTAATGTATAAACAGGGGATGACTCTGATCAATTCAACAGAGGAATCCAAGTCGATTTTTGTACTTAGCACAACAAGAACCTTATACGTAGGGATTAAAAAGAAAGGCGTTTTCCAGCACTCAAGTTTCTTATCTGGAGGCGCCACTACAGCTGCAGGAAGATTGGTCGCCCACGATGGGATCCTTGAG GCTATATGGCCATACAGTGGACACTATCTTCCAACAGAAGACAACTTCAAGGAGTTCATAAGTTTCTTAGAGGAGCACAATGTTGATCTCACCAATGTTAAG AGATGTTCTGTGAATGAGGAATATTCGTCATTCAAATCCACTgcggacgaagaagaaggaccaAAAGAAATCTCAGAAGAAATTGAGATGCCTAGAGAGCAAGAAGAGAGAGCGAGACCGGTGTTTGATCCTGTAAAGAGACTGTCTTGTAAATGGACAAGTGGATATGGCCCAAGAATTGGGTGTGTTAGAGATTACCCAGTGGAGCTACAAACACAAGCACTGGAGCAAGTCAGTCTCTCTCCTCGGGCTTCGCCGGCTAATTCTTACGGACCAATCCCATCTCCAAGGCCGAGTCCTAAAATAAGGGTCTCTCCACGCCTAGCATACATGGGGATCCCAAGTCCTAGGGCTGTTCAGTGTTAA